From one Triticum aestivum cultivar Chinese Spring chromosome 4B, IWGSC CS RefSeq v2.1, whole genome shotgun sequence genomic stretch:
- the LOC123090705 gene encoding uncharacterized protein: protein MGFIMEFAENLVLRLMEDPEQRDEAQRAHVYRMKERCERTKAAWALPLRPYGFWTFDRFNSQLSWDPQISQAAGRRDPYDDLLARHAGPATPSSSS, encoded by the coding sequence ATGGGATTCATCATGGAGTTCGCGGAGAACCTGGTCCTGCGGCTGATGGAGGACCCGGAGCAGCGCGACGAGGCGCAGCGGGCGCACGTCTACCGGATGAAGGAGCGgtgcgagcgcaccaaggccgccTGGGCGCTCCCGCTCCGCCCCTACGGCTTCTGGACCTTCGACCGCTTCAACTCCCAGCTCTCCTGGGACCCCCAGATCAGCCAggccgccggccgccgcgacccCTACGACGACCTCCTCGCCCGCCACGCCGGCCCcgccacgccctcctcctcctcctga